The window ATCGTTTAAAAGAGCCTGCGCAAGACCAAGGCGCTGGTTCATTCCGCGGGAATAGCCCCCGACTGTCTGGGTTACTCCGTTAAGCCTTACAAGGTTCAGAAGATATTCGATACGGTCTTTTCTTTCTTTACTATTCATGCCGTAAAACTGCCCGAAATAGTCGAGGTTCTGCCCGGCGGTAAGGTTGCCGTAAAATCCGACGTCTTCCGGAAGGTAGCCGATTAACTCTTTTGCTTTCAGTGGATTTCTTGCAACATCCACCCCGTCGACAGTGCATACTCCTGATGTAGGTTCAATCATTCCGGTGAGCATCAGAATGGTTGTACTTTTGCCCGCACCGTTCGGGCCTAAAAATCCGAATATTTCTCCTTCGTCAACTTTAAGGTTTAAATTGTCTACAGCCTTTACACCGTTGTACTCTTTCGTCAGGTCTATAGTTTCTATCATTTTTACCTTCCGTAAAATATTAAATTATATATATTACCATCAATAATTTGACCAATATTTATCCCCAAAGTAAATATGGATATCGTTATAATATAAGGCATATATTTCACCAGTATGAGCGCTTATCTCCTCTAAGTACTGATTCTGGCCACAAGAATATCCGGCATTTAAATCAGGAATCAGGTAAAATACCCAGACTAAGTCAATCGGCTTATCCTTTTCATATTTTAAAAGAATTTCATCGTCAAACCACAATGGTTTGATATCATCGGAACTGCCATTAACGGATTTATATCCATAACTTTTAACTTCGCCAGGATATTTTTCGTTTATAGTTGACTCTGCAAGTCCTTGTGAATATTCAAGTGAATAGTCAGGATTAGGAGATGAAAATTTATATTCACTCAGATCAGGCCAGTA of the Methanomicrobium sp. W14 genome contains:
- a CDS encoding ABC transporter ATP-binding protein, with product MIETIDLTKEYNGVKAVDNLNLKVDEGEIFGFLGPNGAGKSTTILMLTGMIEPTSGVCTVDGVDVARNPLKAKELIGYLPEDVGFYGNLTAGQNLDYFGQFYGMNSKERKDRIEYLLNLVRLNGVTQTVGGYSRGMNQRLGLAQALLND